A genomic stretch from Hymenobacter psoromatis includes:
- a CDS encoding 8-amino-7-oxononanoate synthase — translation MDIFDRVTANRGPLGSHSHYAHGYFTFPKLEGEIKPRMIFRGKEVLTWSLNNYLGLANHPEVRQADLEGAAEYGMAYPMGARIMSGNSTLHEQLENELADFVKKPAALLLNFGYQGVVSIIDALVSRHDAIVYDAESHACIIDGVRLHQGKRFVFPHNDIENLEKQLERAKRLTDETGGGILVITEGMFGMSGNLGKLREIVKLKEKYDFRIFVDDAHGFGTLGPTGAGTAEHLGVQEGIDLIFYTFAKSMASIGAFVAGQEGVIEYLRYNMRSQIFAKSLPMPLVVGAIKRLELIRNHPEYRENLWTIVRALQSGLREKGFNIGTTESPVTPVFLNGQIPDATALTFDLRENHGLFCSIVVYPVVPKGVIMLRLIPTAVHTLEDVRQTITAFEAIAAKLDKGLYSKQPAAA, via the coding sequence GTGGATATTTTCGACCGCGTTACGGCCAACCGGGGCCCGCTGGGCTCGCACTCGCACTACGCCCACGGCTATTTCACCTTTCCCAAGCTCGAAGGCGAGATTAAACCCCGCATGATTTTTCGCGGGAAAGAGGTGCTGACCTGGAGCCTGAACAACTACCTCGGCCTAGCCAACCACCCCGAAGTGCGGCAGGCTGACCTGGAAGGCGCGGCCGAGTACGGCATGGCCTACCCAATGGGCGCGCGCATTATGAGCGGCAACTCGACTCTGCACGAGCAACTCGAAAATGAGCTGGCCGACTTCGTGAAGAAGCCCGCTGCCCTGCTCCTCAATTTTGGCTACCAAGGGGTAGTAAGCATCATCGACGCGCTGGTGAGCCGCCACGATGCCATCGTGTACGATGCCGAGTCGCACGCCTGCATCATTGATGGCGTGCGCCTGCACCAGGGCAAGCGCTTCGTGTTTCCGCACAACGACATCGAGAACCTCGAAAAGCAGCTGGAGCGCGCCAAGCGCCTCACCGACGAAACCGGCGGCGGCATCCTGGTGATTACCGAAGGCATGTTTGGCATGTCGGGCAACCTCGGTAAGCTGCGCGAAATCGTGAAGCTGAAAGAAAAATATGACTTTCGAATCTTCGTCGATGACGCCCACGGCTTTGGCACGCTGGGCCCCACGGGTGCCGGCACGGCCGAGCATTTGGGCGTGCAGGAGGGCATAGACCTTATTTTTTACACCTTCGCCAAGAGCATGGCCAGCATCGGCGCGTTCGTGGCGGGCCAGGAGGGCGTTATTGAATATTTGCGCTACAACATGCGTAGCCAGATATTCGCCAAATCCCTACCCATGCCCCTGGTGGTGGGTGCCATCAAGCGCCTGGAGCTGATTCGCAACCACCCCGAATACCGCGAAAACCTCTGGACCATCGTGCGCGCCCTGCAAAGCGGCCTGCGCGAAAAAGGCTTCAACATCGGCACCACCGAGTCGCCGGTGACGCCCGTGTTCCTCAACGGCCAGATTCCCGACGCTACGGCCCTGACCTTCGATTTGCGTGAGAATCACGGCCTTTTCTGCTCCATCGTGGTGTATCCGGTGGTGCCCAAGGGCGTAATTATGCTGCGCCTCATCCCCACGGCCGTGCATACACTCGAAGATGTTCGCCAAACAATCACTGCCTTCGAAGCCATTGCCGCCAAGCTCGACAAGGGGCTTTACAGCAAGCAGCCCGCCGCTGCCTAA
- a CDS encoding DNA polymerase III subunit delta, which translates to MQQDTDTILKAVAQRQFQPVYFLQGEEPYFIDLVADSLEATVLPESERSFNQTVLYGKDTDVTGVLGQAKRFPMMSAHTVVIVKEAQAVADLESERAWPFLEAYLKNPPASTVLVFCYKHKTLDSRKKLGKLLATAPGVALMTSKKLYDNQVPQWLGGYVRSRKQQITPGATALLAEYIGADLSRLANEVNKLLLNVKAGQAIDEDLVQRLVGISKEYNIFELQRALVQRDVLKANRILTHFAANPKANPLIPNLTLLFNFFTRLLMLHQATNPSDTDLQKMGINKFAQKEYQLAQRQFSPERTIDLIHLIRRADAQSKGIESGSMDEGEILRELVWLILHPVPVAAVG; encoded by the coding sequence TTGCAGCAAGATACCGATACCATTCTCAAAGCCGTGGCGCAGCGGCAGTTTCAGCCGGTGTATTTTTTGCAGGGCGAGGAGCCGTATTTCATTGACCTGGTGGCCGATTCGCTCGAAGCTACGGTACTGCCCGAGAGTGAGCGCAGCTTCAACCAGACGGTGCTCTACGGCAAGGATACCGACGTGACGGGCGTGCTGGGCCAGGCCAAGCGCTTCCCGATGATGAGCGCCCACACGGTCGTCATCGTGAAGGAGGCGCAGGCCGTGGCCGACCTGGAGAGCGAGCGGGCCTGGCCGTTTCTGGAAGCCTACCTCAAAAACCCGCCCGCCAGCACCGTGCTGGTTTTCTGCTACAAGCACAAAACCCTTGACTCGCGCAAGAAGCTGGGCAAACTGCTGGCCACCGCGCCCGGCGTGGCCCTGATGACGAGCAAAAAGCTCTACGACAACCAGGTGCCGCAGTGGCTGGGCGGCTACGTGCGCAGCCGCAAGCAGCAGATTACGCCCGGCGCCACGGCCCTGCTGGCCGAATACATTGGAGCGGACCTAAGCCGGCTGGCCAACGAGGTCAATAAGCTGCTGCTCAATGTGAAAGCTGGCCAGGCCATTGATGAGGACCTGGTGCAGCGGTTGGTGGGCATCAGCAAAGAATACAACATTTTTGAGCTGCAACGGGCCCTGGTGCAGCGCGACGTGCTGAAGGCCAACCGCATTCTCACGCACTTCGCCGCCAACCCCAAGGCCAACCCGCTGATTCCCAACCTCACGCTGCTCTTCAACTTTTTCACGCGCCTGCTGATGCTGCACCAGGCCACGAACCCTTCGGACACCGACCTGCAGAAAATGGGCATCAATAAATTTGCCCAAAAGGAATACCAACTGGCCCAGCGCCAGTTCAGCCCCGAGCGCACCATCGACCTCATCCACCTCATTCGAAGGGCCGACGCGCAGAGCAAAGGCATCGAAAGCGGCAGCATGGACGAGGGCGAAATTCTGCGCGAGCTGGTGTGGCTTATTTTGCACCCCGTGCCAGTGGCGGCGGTGGGGTAG
- a CDS encoding tyrosine--tRNA ligase has protein sequence MNLLEELSWRGILHDAMPGTAEHLATARPVSGYVGFDPTAPSLHIGNLAGIMLLVHLQRAGHRPVALVGGATGMIGDPSGKSAERNLLDEPTLRANQEGIRAQLEKFLEFNDSPTGAVLVNNYDWFKDFGYLHFLRDVGKHLTVNYMMAKDSVKRRVGGNEETGAEGISYTEFSYQLLQGYDFYHLYKELGCTLQMGGSDQWGNITTGTELIRRLGGPEAKAYALTGQLITKADGTKYGKSESGAVWLDPALTSPYQFYQFFLNSTDADAPRLIRVFTLLSQAEIEALEAEHAQNPGRKALQKALAKDVTIRVHSEAACEAAVAASEVLFGKGDLAALDEATLLDVFAGVPHLRVPRAAAQALPLAVLLSEATDKKILPSRGEVRKLVQANGLSINGQKATSPDSLVAEMPLLLDRYLVVKKGKKDYFLIELTT, from the coding sequence TTGAACCTCCTTGAAGAACTCTCCTGGCGCGGTATCCTCCACGACGCCATGCCGGGCACGGCCGAGCACCTGGCCACCGCCCGGCCCGTATCGGGCTACGTGGGCTTCGACCCCACCGCCCCCTCGCTGCACATCGGCAACCTGGCCGGCATTATGCTGCTGGTGCATTTGCAGCGTGCCGGCCACCGCCCTGTGGCCCTGGTGGGCGGGGCCACCGGCATGATTGGCGACCCCAGCGGCAAGAGCGCCGAGCGCAACCTGCTCGACGAGCCTACCCTGCGCGCCAACCAGGAAGGCATCCGGGCACAGCTCGAAAAATTTCTGGAATTCAACGACTCGCCCACCGGCGCGGTGCTGGTCAATAACTACGACTGGTTCAAAGACTTTGGGTATTTGCACTTTCTGCGCGACGTGGGCAAGCACCTAACGGTGAACTACATGATGGCCAAGGACTCGGTGAAGCGCCGGGTGGGCGGCAACGAGGAGACGGGCGCGGAGGGCATCAGCTACACCGAGTTCAGCTACCAGTTGCTGCAAGGCTACGATTTCTACCACTTATATAAGGAGCTGGGCTGCACCCTGCAAATGGGGGGTAGCGACCAGTGGGGCAACATCACGACCGGCACCGAGCTGATTCGTCGCCTGGGCGGCCCCGAGGCCAAAGCTTACGCCCTCACCGGCCAGCTCATCACCAAGGCCGACGGCACCAAGTACGGCAAGAGTGAGAGCGGCGCGGTGTGGCTCGACCCGGCCCTGACCTCGCCCTACCAGTTCTACCAGTTTTTTCTCAATAGCACCGATGCGGACGCGCCCCGGCTCATCCGCGTGTTCACCCTGCTCAGCCAGGCCGAAATCGAAGCCCTCGAAGCCGAGCACGCCCAAAACCCCGGCCGCAAAGCCTTGCAAAAAGCGCTGGCGAAGGACGTGACCATCCGGGTGCATTCTGAGGCGGCTTGCGAGGCGGCCGTGGCGGCTTCCGAGGTGCTGTTTGGCAAGGGCGACCTGGCAGCGCTGGACGAGGCGACGCTGCTCGACGTGTTTGCTGGCGTGCCACACCTGCGCGTGCCCCGCGCCGCGGCGCAGGCCCTACCCCTCGCCGTGCTGCTGAGCGAGGCCACCGACAAGAAAATTCTGCCCTCGCGCGGCGAGGTGCGCAAGCTGGTGCAGGCCAACGGCCTGAGCATCAACGGCCAGAAAGCGACTTCCCCCGATTCCTTAGTGGCCGAAATGCCCCTGCTGCTCGACCGCTACCTGGTGGTGAAGAAGGGTAAGAAGGACTACTTCCTGATAGAATTAACTACCTGA
- a CDS encoding pirin, translated as MLAPILAADRHHAAPTAWLSSYFLFSFADYYDRHNMHFGPLRVFNDDTVAPQNGFPQHPHSEMEIVTLVLEGEVSHEDTMGNRTAITAGEVQRMTAGTGVAHSEMNRQDKPLHLYQLWFMPSQKGLAPSYEQKDLGFLKGKNNELVPLVTGQRVLEDVVYMNSNSTIYWSNLECGKALTFKTFPIRLTFIYVKQGSIMVNGTELGANDQARIDAENVLEIEATKDAQFILIDLPGSEANY; from the coding sequence ATGCTTGCCCCCATTCTCGCCGCCGACCGCCACCACGCCGCCCCTACCGCCTGGCTCAGCTCGTATTTCCTGTTTTCGTTTGCCGATTATTACGACCGGCACAATATGCACTTCGGCCCGTTGCGGGTGTTCAATGACGACACGGTGGCACCGCAAAACGGCTTTCCACAGCACCCGCACTCCGAAATGGAAATTGTGACGCTGGTGCTCGAAGGCGAAGTGAGCCACGAAGACACGATGGGCAACCGCACCGCTATCACGGCTGGCGAGGTGCAGCGCATGACGGCCGGCACCGGTGTGGCCCACAGCGAGATGAACCGCCAGGATAAGCCCCTGCACCTCTACCAGCTCTGGTTTATGCCCAGCCAAAAAGGCCTGGCCCCAAGCTACGAGCAAAAAGATTTGGGCTTTTTGAAAGGCAAAAACAACGAGCTGGTGCCGCTCGTGACCGGCCAGCGCGTGCTGGAAGACGTGGTTTACATGAATTCCAACAGCACCATCTACTGGAGCAACCTGGAGTGTGGCAAGGCGTTGACGTTTAAAACCTTCCCAATCAGACTTACCTTTATTTACGTGAAGCAGGGTAGCATTATGGTCAACGGCACGGAGCTGGGTGCCAATGACCAGGCGCGTATCGACGCCGAAAACGTGCTGGAAATAGAAGCTACCAAGGATGCCCAGTTCATTTTGATAGACCTGCCCGGCAGTGAGGCAAATTATTGA
- a CDS encoding dipeptidyl carboxypeptidase has product MANSLFSRALAVALAALTGACGSPDAPAARATTAGRPQPARGNPLLAASSLPYQAPDFAHLTDRDFRPALAAGLRQQRAELARLVDNPAAPTFDNTLVALERSGRLLNRVTLIFNQLLDAQSTPTLRRTQEVMAPKLAASQDAIYLNPKLFQRVEAVYARRGELALDSESAFLLTYYHQQFMLAGAALPAPARQQLQQLNQQEARLMARFSQKVSAASAAGAVRLRDSASLAGLSASERRAAARPARAPQAAGTWLLPLENFTQQSVLQSLTNRAVRQRVFAASWTRAERGDSNDTRTTIARLAALRAAQAHLVGFKNYATWKLRTQMAQNPAAVAAFLGQLVPAATAKARQEATALQALVRQQRGGFPLQPWDWQFYARQLRQRQAAGLSDDALKPYLELNNVLRNGLFYAANQLYGITFRERPDLPVYQPDVRVFEVREADGRGLGLFYCDLFQRDNKRGGGWSNSFVDQSTLWGTRPVVYISCNFPKPPPGQPALLTPDNITTLFHETGHALHRLFSNQRYRSLSAANVASDFVEFPSQFNEHWAFYPAVVRHYAVHFQTKAALPPALLARLTRPPTFGQGYAFTEALADDELDMQWHTLAAGQPVQPVDSFEAAALRNTHVYLPQVPPRYRSSYFRHIWADGYAAGYYAYAWSEMLDDDAYAWFRAHGGLTRANGQRFRDLILARGHTRPYGELFRAFCGHAPTLAPLLANRGLAGGSR; this is encoded by the coding sequence ATGGCTAATTCCTTGTTTTCCCGCGCGCTGGCCGTAGCCCTGGCGGCCCTTACGGGGGCGTGCGGCAGCCCGGACGCCCCCGCTGCGCGGGCCACTACGGCCGGCCGGCCGCAACCGGCGCGGGGCAATCCGTTGCTGGCTGCCAGCTCCCTACCCTACCAGGCCCCGGATTTTGCGCACCTGACGGACCGCGATTTTCGGCCCGCGCTCGCCGCGGGGCTCCGGCAGCAACGGGCCGAGCTGGCGCGGCTGGTGGACAATCCCGCCGCCCCGACTTTCGACAATACCTTGGTCGCCCTGGAGCGCAGTGGCCGCTTGCTAAACCGGGTAACGCTGATTTTCAACCAACTGCTCGATGCCCAAAGCACCCCTACCCTGCGCCGGACGCAGGAAGTGATGGCCCCGAAACTGGCGGCTAGCCAGGACGCTATTTACTTGAATCCTAAGCTATTTCAGCGGGTAGAAGCCGTCTACGCCCGGCGCGGCGAGCTGGCCCTGGACTCCGAGTCGGCGTTCCTGCTCACGTATTATCACCAGCAGTTTATGCTGGCCGGAGCCGCCCTGCCCGCCCCGGCCCGGCAGCAGCTCCAACAACTCAACCAGCAGGAAGCCCGCCTGATGGCCCGCTTCTCCCAGAAAGTAAGCGCGGCCTCGGCGGCGGGCGCGGTGCGGCTGCGCGACTCGGCCAGCCTCGCGGGCTTGTCTGCCAGCGAGCGGCGGGCGGCGGCGCGGCCGGCCCGCGCCCCCCAGGCGGCGGGCACCTGGCTGCTACCCCTGGAAAACTTCACGCAGCAGTCCGTATTGCAGTCGCTCACCAATCGGGCCGTCCGGCAGCGGGTATTTGCTGCCTCCTGGACCCGCGCCGAGCGGGGAGATTCCAACGACACGCGGACCACGATTGCCCGCCTGGCTGCGTTGCGGGCGGCCCAGGCTCACTTGGTGGGGTTTAAAAACTACGCCACCTGGAAGCTGCGCACCCAAATGGCGCAGAATCCCGCCGCCGTCGCTGCCTTTCTGGGGCAGCTGGTGCCGGCCGCCACGGCTAAAGCCCGCCAGGAAGCCACCGCGCTTCAGGCCCTGGTCAGGCAGCAAAGAGGGGGCTTCCCGCTCCAGCCCTGGGACTGGCAGTTTTACGCGCGCCAGCTGCGCCAGCGGCAAGCGGCCGGCCTGTCGGACGACGCGCTAAAACCCTATTTGGAATTAAATAACGTGCTGCGGAATGGCTTGTTCTACGCGGCCAATCAGCTGTACGGCATTACTTTCCGCGAGCGCCCCGACTTGCCCGTGTACCAGCCCGACGTGCGCGTATTTGAGGTCCGGGAGGCGGACGGCCGGGGCCTGGGACTTTTCTACTGCGATTTATTTCAACGCGACAATAAGCGCGGGGGCGGCTGGTCCAACAGCTTTGTTGACCAATCGACCCTCTGGGGCACCAGGCCGGTCGTCTACATCTCGTGTAATTTCCCCAAGCCCCCGCCCGGCCAGCCGGCTTTGCTGACCCCGGACAACATCACGACCCTGTTTCACGAGACGGGACACGCGCTGCACCGGCTGTTTTCCAACCAGCGCTACCGCAGCCTGTCGGCAGCCAACGTAGCCAGCGACTTCGTGGAATTTCCGTCGCAGTTCAATGAGCACTGGGCCTTTTACCCCGCGGTAGTCCGGCACTACGCCGTTCATTTCCAAACCAAAGCCGCCCTACCCCCCGCCCTGCTGGCGCGGCTCACGCGGCCCCCGACGTTCGGCCAGGGCTACGCCTTCACGGAAGCCCTCGCCGACGATGAGTTGGATATGCAGTGGCACACGCTGGCCGCCGGCCAGCCAGTCCAGCCCGTGGATAGCTTCGAGGCGGCCGCCTTGCGCAACACGCACGTTTACCTGCCCCAGGTGCCGCCCCGCTACCGCTCCAGCTACTTCCGCCACATCTGGGCCGATGGCTACGCCGCGGGTTACTACGCCTACGCCTGGTCCGAAATGCTGGACGACGACGCCTACGCCTGGTTTCGGGCGCACGGCGGCCTGACCCGCGCCAACGGGCAACGCTTCCGCGACTTGATTCTGGCGCGCGGCCACACCCGGCCCTACGGCGAGCTGTTCCGCGCCTTCTGCGGCCACGCCCCCACCCTTGCGCCGCTGCTGGCAAACCGGGGGCTAGCCGGCGGTTCGCGGTAG
- a CDS encoding biotin carboxylase produces the protein MKKIAKLLVANRGEIALRVLRSAREMGIATVAIYSEADRLSPHVRYADEAVCVGPPASKDSYLRGDKIIEICKELGVDAIHPGYGFLSENAGFARAVREAGLIFVGPSPEAMELMGDKLSAKQTVKAYNIPLVPGTDEAISDVEAAKQIAAGVGFPILIKASAGGGGKGMRLVHSVDEFEEQMQLAVSEATSAFGDGAVFIEKFVTGPRHIEIQVLGDEHGNIVHLFERECSIQRRHQKVIEEAPSAVLTPELRAEMGRCAVEVARACQYAGAGTVEFLLDDQHRFYFLEMNTRLQVEHPVTEMITGLDLVKEQIRVAEGQPLPFRQEDLTINGHALELRVYAEDPQNNFLPDIGRLSTYVRPQGPGVRVDDGFEQGMDIPIYYDPMIAKLVAYGATRAEAIARMLRAIAEYQITGIETTLPFGTFVLRHPAFVSGNFDTNFVRDHFSAAVLAPTMPDEGTAQVAAALVAMLLSEKQAPTPPATGEAPGAPASAWRRNRLGVG, from the coding sequence ATGAAGAAAATAGCTAAGCTCCTGGTTGCCAATCGGGGCGAAATTGCGCTGCGCGTGCTGCGCTCGGCCCGCGAAATGGGCATTGCCACGGTGGCCATCTACTCGGAGGCCGACCGCCTCTCGCCCCACGTGCGCTACGCCGACGAGGCCGTGTGCGTGGGCCCGCCCGCCTCGAAGGACAGCTATTTGCGGGGCGATAAAATTATTGAAATCTGCAAAGAATTAGGCGTCGATGCCATTCACCCCGGCTACGGCTTCCTCTCGGAGAATGCCGGCTTTGCCCGCGCCGTGCGCGAAGCGGGGCTCATTTTTGTGGGCCCCAGCCCCGAGGCGATGGAGCTAATGGGCGATAAGCTCTCGGCCAAGCAAACGGTGAAGGCCTATAACATTCCGCTGGTGCCGGGCACCGACGAGGCCATTTCCGACGTGGAGGCGGCTAAGCAGATTGCGGCGGGGGTAGGGTTTCCAATTCTCATTAAGGCCTCGGCCGGCGGCGGCGGCAAGGGGATGCGCCTGGTGCACAGCGTCGATGAGTTTGAGGAGCAGATGCAGCTGGCTGTGAGCGAGGCCACGTCGGCGTTTGGCGACGGGGCGGTGTTTATTGAGAAATTCGTGACTGGGCCGCGCCACATCGAGATTCAGGTTTTGGGCGATGAGCACGGCAACATCGTACACCTGTTTGAGCGCGAGTGCTCCATTCAGCGCCGCCACCAGAAGGTGATTGAGGAAGCGCCCTCGGCGGTCCTTACCCCCGAGCTGCGGGCCGAGATGGGCCGCTGCGCCGTGGAAGTAGCCCGCGCCTGCCAGTACGCGGGGGCCGGCACGGTGGAGTTTTTGCTCGACGACCAGCATCGCTTCTACTTCCTCGAAATGAACACCCGCCTGCAAGTCGAGCACCCGGTGACGGAGATGATTACGGGCCTCGACCTGGTGAAGGAGCAGATTCGGGTGGCCGAGGGCCAGCCCCTACCCTTCCGCCAGGAAGATTTGACCATCAACGGCCACGCCCTGGAGCTGCGCGTGTACGCCGAAGACCCGCAGAATAACTTCCTGCCCGACATCGGCCGCCTCAGCACTTACGTGCGCCCCCAGGGTCCCGGCGTGCGCGTGGACGATGGCTTTGAGCAGGGCATGGACATCCCGATTTACTACGACCCCATGATTGCCAAGCTGGTAGCCTACGGTGCCACCCGCGCCGAAGCCATCGCGCGGATGCTGCGTGCCATCGCCGAATACCAGATTACGGGCATCGAAACCACGCTGCCCTTCGGCACCTTCGTGCTCCGGCACCCGGCCTTCGTGAGCGGCAACTTCGACACGAATTTCGTGCGCGACCATTTCAGCGCCGCCGTGCTGGCCCCCACCATGCCCGACGAGGGCACCGCCCAGGTAGCCGCCGCCCTGGTAGCCATGCTGCTGAGCGAAAAGCAGGCCCCTACCCCCCCAGCCACGGGCGAAGCGCCGGGCGCGCCGGCTTCGGCGTGGCGAAGGAATCGACTGGGGGTAGGGTAG
- a CDS encoding peptidase M28 has translation MRFSSLPPWLAPVAAGLLLASCQSHSTSSETAATGQPTEAAPTDTASVPTPNDGITPALIAQHIKVLASDEYQGRRPFTAGEEKATTYLAGEFKKLGLKPGDNGSYFQPVPLVEITGRPDSTATIAGHGKSLTLHYRTDYMFLTEQEKPTVEIKNSPLVFAGYGVTAPEYKWDDYAGLDVKGKTVVVLINDPGNAGNDTTMFKGKAMTYYGRWMYKYEEAARHGATGLVIIHDTKPASYPWSVVQSSNGGSKLHPQTPDHGAGKVALEGWMTLDAAKRMFEAAGQNYDALYAAANKPGFKGKDLGLSLTTTLHNKITYKTSKNVVAVLPGTTRPQEYIIYSAHWDHLGIGPAIAGDSIYNGALDNASGCAGLLAIATAFKQAKEQPQRSIVFLAVTGEEQGLLGSDYYAQHPIFPLKNTVADINMDELLAFGPMRDVTITGYGQSELDDYARAAAKEQNRYVIPYQHPETGSFYRSDHFSFAKVGVPALYASGSFDSRLHGKAFAEKEREEFEAKNYHQPSDQFNPKWDLRGAAQDARLLFRIGQKLAAETTFPQWKPGSEFLAVRLKSRPQ, from the coding sequence ATGCGTTTTTCCTCCCTACCCCCCTGGCTGGCACCGGTCGCGGCCGGTCTGCTGCTGGCTAGCTGCCAGAGCCATTCTACCTCTTCCGAGACCGCTGCCACTGGCCAGCCCACCGAGGCCGCCCCCACTGACACGGCCAGCGTGCCCACGCCGAATGATGGCATCACGCCGGCCCTTATTGCCCAGCATATCAAGGTTTTGGCCTCGGATGAATACCAGGGCCGGCGGCCATTTACGGCGGGCGAGGAAAAAGCTACTACCTACCTGGCGGGCGAGTTTAAGAAGCTGGGGCTGAAACCGGGTGATAACGGCAGCTACTTCCAGCCGGTGCCGCTGGTGGAGATTACCGGCCGGCCTGACTCCACGGCCACCATTGCCGGCCACGGCAAAAGCCTGACGCTGCACTACCGCACCGACTACATGTTTCTGACCGAGCAGGAAAAGCCGACGGTCGAAATAAAGAATTCGCCGCTGGTATTTGCCGGCTACGGCGTAACGGCCCCCGAGTATAAATGGGACGACTACGCCGGCCTCGACGTGAAGGGAAAAACGGTGGTCGTGCTCATCAACGACCCCGGCAACGCGGGCAACGACACGACGATGTTCAAGGGCAAGGCCATGACTTATTACGGCCGCTGGATGTATAAATACGAGGAAGCGGCCCGCCACGGGGCCACTGGCCTGGTCATCATCCACGACACCAAGCCGGCCTCCTACCCCTGGTCGGTGGTGCAGAGCAGCAACGGCGGCAGCAAGCTGCACCCGCAAACGCCCGACCACGGCGCGGGCAAAGTGGCCCTCGAAGGCTGGATGACCCTCGACGCGGCCAAGCGCATGTTTGAGGCCGCCGGCCAGAACTATGACGCCTTATACGCCGCCGCCAACAAGCCCGGCTTCAAGGGTAAGGACCTGGGTCTGAGCCTGACGACGACGCTGCACAATAAAATCACCTACAAAACTTCCAAGAATGTGGTGGCCGTGCTACCCGGCACCACCCGGCCCCAGGAGTACATTATTTACTCGGCGCACTGGGACCACCTCGGCATTGGCCCGGCCATTGCGGGCGACTCTATCTACAACGGCGCGCTCGACAACGCCAGCGGTTGCGCCGGCCTGCTGGCCATCGCCACGGCTTTCAAGCAGGCCAAGGAGCAGCCCCAGCGCAGCATCGTGTTTCTGGCCGTGACGGGCGAGGAGCAGGGTTTGCTGGGCTCGGACTATTACGCCCAACACCCGATTTTTCCGCTCAAAAACACGGTGGCCGACATTAACATGGATGAGCTGCTGGCCTTTGGGCCGATGCGCGACGTAACCATCACCGGCTACGGGCAGTCGGAGCTGGACGACTACGCCCGCGCCGCCGCCAAGGAGCAGAACCGCTACGTCATCCCCTACCAGCACCCCGAAACGGGCAGCTTCTACCGCTCCGACCACTTCAGCTTTGCCAAGGTGGGCGTGCCCGCGCTCTACGCCAGCGGCTCGTTCGATAGCCGCCTGCACGGCAAGGCTTTCGCCGAAAAAGAGCGTGAAGAATTTGAGGCCAAAAATTACCACCAGCCCTCCGACCAGTTCAACCCCAAATGGGACCTGCGCGGCGCGGCCCAGGATGCCCGCCTGCTCTTCCGCATCGGCCAGAAGCTGGCCGCCGAAACCACCTTTCCGCAGTGGAAACCCGGCTCGGAGTTTCTGGCCGTGCGCCTAAAAAGCCGGCCCCAGTAA